The stretch of DNA CGACCCCGCGGCCGTGTCGAGCCCCAGCTCGAGCTGCGTGAGCCCGACGACGTCGGACGCGATGCCCTGCGCCGCCGCCACCTCGCTGATGCGCCGCGCCAGGTCGACGTCCCGGTCGGTGACCCCACCGGCATCGTGGCTGGTCAGCGTGACGATCACGTCCGGATAGGTCAGCTGCACGTCCGGGTGGTGGTTCGCGGCCTCGGCCAGCTCGCCGATCCGGTTCATCAGTGCCAGCCCGGTGGCGAAGTCGCCGGTGCGGAACCGGGCCTTGAGCCGTCCCAGCAGCTGCCGCCAGTCGGCGAGACCGGCGTCACGCACCTGGGTGGTGGTCAGCGGGGCATCAGCCATCGTGCGCTCCCTCGGTGGTCCTTCGGGGCAGGACGACCTCACGGTAAGCCGGGGACGCTCGCGGCCGCCCGATGTGCCGATCAGAACGCCCCGAAGCGCAGCCCCCACACGATGACCAGGTTCACCACGCCGATCGCGATGCCGATCCACGCGAGGACGCGGCCACGGGGGCCGTACCCGGCGGCGTCCAGGGCGTTCGCCTTGCGCAGGCCGGCGACGCCCAGCCAGACGACGACGAACGACCCGATGTAGAACCCCGTGAAGAGGCCGGCGGCCAGCATCACCAGGGACACGACGAAGGACGCCACCGCCATGCCGTTCTTCGGTTCCACGACCGGGGTCGGGGCGTACATCGGGGCGCCGATCGGCGGTGCGGGGTAGACGGGACCCGCGGGGTAGCCGGGGGCACCGTACGACGGGGTGCCGTACGACGGGGTGCCGTACGACGGGGCACCGGTCGGCGAGCCGTAGGCGGGTGCACCGGTGGGCGTTCCGTAGCCCGGGGTGCCGGTCGGGGCACCGAACGTCGGGCTGCCGTAGGCCGCGGTGCCGTAGGTCGGCGTTCCGTAGCTCGGTGTGCCGTACGGGTTCGGTACCTGGTGGTCCGGCGTGGGCGGGGCAGGGGCCGGAACCGGTGCCGCGGCCGACCAGGGCTGCGCCGGCGCGG from Cellulomonas sp. NTE-D12 encodes:
- a CDS encoding 4a-hydroxytetrahydrobiopterin dehydratase, whose translation is MADAPLTTTQVRDAGLADWRQLLGRLKARFRTGDFATGLALMNRIGELAEAANHHPDVQLTYPDVIVTLTSHDAGGVTDRDVDLARRISEVAAAQGIASDVVGLTQLELGLDTAAGSRLAPFYAALLGGTVANGEAVDPSGQVPTLWWQEPGDAEAPLALPAQPFEQRWHLDVWVGIDEGERRLEAVLDAGGRLVSDRAAPRYWVVEDADGNRSCICTAADR